The region GGGTGGCCGATCGGGGTGTTCCAGTTCGTGAAGTCGGCCAAGTGGCGGGTCGGCGAGGAACGCGCCCTGACCGTGCTCGGCGCGAGCGGCGAGGGCGGCACCGTGGCCTGGCACAAGATGGGCGAGGGCTGGTCGTGGATCCAGCGGCCGGGCACCGAGGCCGACCACGCCGCCGACGCCCGCGAGGGCTGGGAGCAGATCAAACGCGACCTCGCGGCCGAGACGTACCGGTTCTACGTGCTGGACGAGTTCACCTATCCGCTGAAGTGGGGGTGGATCGACCTCGACGACGTGATCTCGGCGCTGGCCGGACGCCCGGGGGCCCAGCACGTCGTCATCACCGGGCGCGACGCGCCCGCCCGGCTGGTGGAGGCCGCGGATCTCGTGACGGAGATGGGCAAGGTCCGCCATCCCATGGACACCGGGCAGAAGGGCCAGAAGGGCATCGAGTGGTGACCGGGGTCCCGCGACTGGTGGTCGCGGCACCGGCGTCGGGTAGCGGCAAGACGACAGTGGCCACGGGCCTGATGGCGGCGCTCGCGGCGCGCGGGCTGCGCGTCGCGCCGTTCAAGGTGGGGCCCGACTACATCGACCCGGGCTACCACACGCTGGCCGCCGGGCGTCCCGGGCGCAACCTCGATCCGTGGCTGACCGGCGAGGAGCAGGTGACGCCGCTGTTCCTGCACGGCTCCGCGGGTTGCGACATCGCGGTCGTCGAAGGCGTGATGGGACTGTTCGACGGGCGCGGCGACGGCGACTTCGCCTCGACCGCGCACGTGGCGCGGCTGCTGGGCGCGCCCGTGGTGCTCGTCGTGGACGCGGGCAGGCAGAGCAGGTCGGTGGCGGCGCTGGTCCACGGCTTCGCGACGTTCGACTCGCGGGTGCGGGTGGCGGGCGTGGTGCTGAACCGCCTCGGGTCGGCGCGTCACGAGGAGCTGTGCCGGACGGCGCTGGAGGAGACCGGGGTTCCGGTGCTGGGAGCCGTCCACCGTGACGACGACGTGGTGACGCCGTCCCGCCATCTCGGGCTGGTCCCGGCGGCCGAGCGGCTGCCCGCCGCCGTGACGGCGGTGGACCGGCTCGGCTCGCTCGTGGCGGGATCGTGTGACCTGGACGGTCTCGTACGGCTCGCCGGGACCGTGGCGCCGCTGACCGGCGAGCCGTGGGACCCGTCGGGCGGCCGGGAGCCCGGGGCGCGGCGGGTGGTGGCGGTCGCGGGCGGCGCGGCGTTCACGTTCGGATACGCCGAGCACGTCGAGATGCTGACCGCCGCCGGGGCGCAGGTCGCGGTGTTCGACCCGGTACGCGACGAGCACCTGCCGGAAGGCGCGTCCGCGCTGGTCGTGGGGGGCGGCTTCCCCGAGATGTACGCGGCGGAGCTGTCGGCCAACGAGCCCCTGCGCGCCGAGGTCGCCGCGTTCCCGGGCGCGGTGGCGGCCGAGTGCGCGGGGCTGCTCTATCTGTGCGAGGAGCTGGACGGCCGCCCGATGTGCGGCCGGGTGCCGGGCCGGGCGCACATGACCGGCCGGCTGACGCTGGGCTACCGCGACGCGGTGGCCGTACGCGACACGCTGCTGACCCGGCAGGGCGAGCGGTTCAGGGGCCACGAGTTCCACCGGACCACGGTCACCGGCGGCGGGCAGCCCGTTTTCCGGTGGCGTGGCGGCGCCGACGGGGCCGGCGACGCCCGGCTCACCGCGTCGTACCTGCACCTGCACTGGGCGGGCGCGCCGCAACTCGCCCGCCGGCTGCTGGCCTACTCCGAGCCCTCCTCCAGGTCGCCCTCGATCGCGAGATAGGCGTCGCGCAGCCCGGCGAGCACCTCCGGGTCCGGGTGCTCCCACATGCGCCGGTCGGCGGCCTCCAGCAGGCGCTGCGCGATGCCGTGCAGCGCCCACGGGTTCGACTTGGCCATGAAGTCGCGGTTGACAGCGTCGAGCACGTACGTCGAGGCGAGCGTGTCGTACATCCAGTCGGCGACGACGCCGGTCGTGGCGTCGTAGCCGAACAGGTAGTCCACGGTCGCGGCCAGTTCGAACGCGCCCTTGTAGCCGTGGCGGCGCATGGCGGCGAGCCAGTTGGGGTTGACGACCCGGGCGCGGAAGATCCGCGCGGTCTCCTCCGACAGGGTCCGGGTGCGGACGGCGTCGGGGCGGGTGCTGTCGCCCACGTACGCGGCGGGCGCGCGGCCCGTCAGCGCGCGTACGGTCGCGATCATGCCACCGTGGTACTGGAAGTAGTCGTCGGAGTCGGCGATGTCGTGTTCGCGGGTGTCCACGTTCTTGGCGGCGACGGCGATGCGGCGGTAGGCGTTCTCCATGTCCTCGCGGGCGGGCGCGCCGTCGAGGTCGCGGCCGTAGGCGTAGCCGCCCCAGACGGCGTACACCTCGGCGAGGTCGGCGTCGTCACGCCAGTTGCCGCTGTCGATGAGCGGCAGCA is a window of Microbispora sp. NBC_01189 DNA encoding:
- the cobO gene encoding cob(I)yrinic acid a,c-diamide adenosyltransferase — protein: MPQGRPENVPDDGLTTRQRRTRSLLMVHTGPGKGKSTAAFGMALRAWNQGWPIGVFQFVKSAKWRVGEERALTVLGASGEGGTVAWHKMGEGWSWIQRPGTEADHAADAREGWEQIKRDLAAETYRFYVLDEFTYPLKWGWIDLDDVISALAGRPGAQHVVITGRDAPARLVEAADLVTEMGKVRHPMDTGQKGQKGIEW
- a CDS encoding cobyrinate a,c-diamide synthase, translating into MTGVPRLVVAAPASGSGKTTVATGLMAALAARGLRVAPFKVGPDYIDPGYHTLAAGRPGRNLDPWLTGEEQVTPLFLHGSAGCDIAVVEGVMGLFDGRGDGDFASTAHVARLLGAPVVLVVDAGRQSRSVAALVHGFATFDSRVRVAGVVLNRLGSARHEELCRTALEETGVPVLGAVHRDDDVVTPSRHLGLVPAAERLPAAVTAVDRLGSLVAGSCDLDGLVRLAGTVAPLTGEPWDPSGGREPGARRVVAVAGGAAFTFGYAEHVEMLTAAGAQVAVFDPVRDEHLPEGASALVVGGGFPEMYAAELSANEPLRAEVAAFPGAVAAECAGLLYLCEELDGRPMCGRVPGRAHMTGRLTLGYRDAVAVRDTLLTRQGERFRGHEFHRTTVTGGGQPVFRWRGGADGAGDARLTASYLHLHWAGAPQLARRLLAYSEPSSRSPSIAR